The Musa acuminata AAA Group cultivar baxijiao chromosome BXJ2-5, Cavendish_Baxijiao_AAA, whole genome shotgun sequence genomic interval aaagAGGAATACGTCTCGTAGGTCCCGCCACCATCGCTTGGCTTTAAGCGAGCTGGTACGCCGGCGAACACGAGCGCACTGGCGATGATTAGACGTCGGCGACGCTGTCCGTCCCGTACATTGCGCAGGGGCCACTCCTTAGCCGACGTGCGGGTGGCGCAGACACCGAGGGCGGCAAGCCCTCGTGGGGAGGCACGATTCGGTGGGTCCCATGCTGGCACGTCGCGTCAAATCACATGAACATAAAACTCCCATACCATTTGACTGCACCCCCCTCGCTGCATTCCTCGGAGGAAACACACATCCATCCCGGTAAGTGGGATCAAAGATCGAACAGATAAAATGCATCCgaactcaaacaaaactttttAGTACTTGATTTATCCTTCTTAATGCATGCAATGGCATGTATCTTAAAGCTCCATGACCATAGATGATATTAGGTCTCCATCAGGATTATTCCAAGTTAGGTTCAAAGAGTCATTTACATGTCAATAATACTTTAGGCTGGCTACCTATGTACCGACGACAAATTCCTATCGATGCATgctttgatgtcttccttgaagtTAGATATTAGGCTTCATCTAGATTTGCAGGTTAGGTTCCTGAAAGCGATTTACATGTCAAGAATTGGAACTCCCAATCACTGATGTCCAAATATTGATGAACATGTTGCATCCTTGCTTTGAAATAAGCTACCTCAGCTTTCAATCGATATCCCAATCAACCAATTAAAAGAAGAAAAGTGAAAGAGAAAGCATGTGCTAATGTCttcgtttctttctttctttcttctctgaCCGACCGACAAACCAATCTCATTGGTTATTAAGAGTTCCCTACCAAACTCAATGTCCCAATAAATAGGAGtagttcaaaatataaatagtACTACCACACTAATATAGATACcacactaatatatatatatatatatatatgtgtgtaaacAATTACAGTTTAGAACCTTGGGATAAACTGTTCAAGTCTTTACCAGCTAAGCTAGCTAACATACCCGCTAAGAATAATAAAGTAGATCATGCTACTATTTGTTATGATTAACTGACTCATTAATTTATTAAGATTAAATCATtgaatcaaaatacttaagcgtCTAAACTAATAATAGTACATTTATTGGATCATAATCAATAAAAATCTTTACCTTCCATGTGGTACTAAATCAGATGTTACAAATACAATCTATCATAATGAGATTGAAATCAAAAGTTCTATATATGAATATAATTCTATCCAATGTACACTATAATAGATATATTCTGCCTCCAATCTTCATTGAGAAAAATTTGAACTTAGATCACCGCAGTTCTTTCTTCAACTCATCATTTTTTGTTTGAATCTTCTGCTTCATTTAATGACACTCAATCCAGAGTTCATGACCAGTTGAGTATACTAGCATTACACTCCAGCAAAACTTTTGACTAACACAAGTTTTGGATATGGGGTTTTAGGTATTCAAGCTACTAGTTGAACAAATTCCATTTCATCAACATGATGAACTCCAGATTAGTGTAATCTTACTGCAATCTTAGGGTTATAAAATGTggactttttttttcttcctgtTGGTGATGATTTTTCTTTATAACTTATTTAATGGTCAAAGTCCTTTATAGTTTCTTAACATAAgctattctttgatatgtttgtgTCAATTTTCATGCAACAAATTCTTGGTAAATATAGCTGTACCATATTTAAGAGCTGCTtccaacctatatatatatatatatatatatatatatatatatatatatatatatatatatatatatatatatatatatatatatatatatatatatatatatatatatcctttctcCATATTTTAATTTGTCTCTCATTCCAACACATGAACCTCTTCCAAAATGGAACCAATTCAAAGTTGTGAAGCCCTTATTTTATTTCTGCTTTAAATTACAAAACCACTTAGATGAAATGCTTGCTTGGCAATTATTATTATCAATATCTCAGAGGCTCCCTTCATATTCAATTATGCTTACATTTGTAGTAATGAACAAGCAAGATCATCTAATTATTTTCTTgtagatgatagaacatctaagaACCACATAAACTTTTCCCttgaaaacagaaaagaaaacaaaactagAACTACTGTTCCATATATATGATTTAAGCACTTCATTTATGCCAGTAAATGATAAATGCTTATCATTTATAACCCCCAATCTGTTTTCTGAAAAGGAAATCATATGCACAAGGTGATAGATATTCCAAAATACTTGAGAGAATCTGTAAGATAGATAGTGAAGGTGACAGTATGACATGAAGAAACAGGTTCACTTGCAGATGAGCATAAGCACCAGTCGGAAGACAATAACTAGATCAGTGCATTCAGTAGTGATTCTGTGTATATCTGTATTCTCACCATCTACATCTTGAAGCATGGATTTCTTAAGCAGACAACTCAGGAATGGACTGTGAAGATAGAGTTGCTTGTTCTTGTTTGATGGGCAAGGAATTCCAAGGGGAACTTATAACAGTCAATCCCTAAATAAAAACTGGTTTTTCTTGAAGCATTGTTGTCAGGGAGAAAGATTTATGTTCCTTAGACAGTCATCAAAGTATCAATACAAATCTGCTCCCTCTCAAGCAGCAAGAAAGAATTGCAAGATCATAGATCCAAGTGCGCTGAAAGAAGTGAGTAATCTGACATACAGAGGAATGATCTCAAACAAACATCTATTTCACTATGTTGCTCATAATTCTCTAACTAAAATGTTGCTTGACCACAGTCTTGTGTTGTCGGCCAGATTAGTAGAAAATGAAGAACTATATGCTTCTTCCTCTAAATATATTATTTGTGATCATCTCAATCACTCCACAAATGTGAATTCACGCTCTCATATTTTTCCTAATAGGGTTTATAGCAAAATAATGGTtaaaaatacaaaacaaaacaaagtcGAAGTGTCGAAGAATcataaagaaaccttagaaatggAAATATGCTACCGCCATTTCTATCCCTGCATGCATGCAAGAAGGAACTCGAAGCATACACTGACAATGTGGAATTAAAGTGAAGGTGCCGATTAGTTTAGTTGGTAAATAAAGAATTTGACAGATTATCGTAATATTATGAGTTCTAATTTAATCTTCATCACTTATCcttaaacaaaataataataacgaTTGAAATAAATGAATGCACAATTGCAGCACTGAGCACAATCCATGGGTGCTGAAACATGAAACTTGAAGCCTTCTGATACCGGAAAAAGGAAGGTTGGATCTGAATGACTAGCCAATGGCTGAAGCTGATGCATCCCAGCTTTGCCATAATAAGAATCTAAGTACAATGGAGTAGTGAACTCCCAAGTCAAAGCGACAATAGTGAGCACATATACCTTTTGCTTCGTTACCTGCCACTCGTAGATGCCTCTCCCAATATCTAGCGGTCCTCTCTCCGGCCACCTATTAGCTTTCATCTCCACGCGCGTTCTCTGTACTTACATTCTCCCCCCCCTCTTCCTCCGCTGATGCATATGCTACTGTACGTGCCAAGGCTTCTAATGAAGCAGCCATGTAAGAGAAAACCGACATCTCATTGTCACTGTAAGTCTACATGTTCTTATGTTCAATCAGCACACGGGAAGAGAGCACATAAGCTAATGATAACGATAACCTAATAGAAGATGTAAGCTTATACAAGAACACAAGGCATGATATGCTGAGCATGAAAGTTTTGGCTAAGATCAGGCTGccgccggcggtggaggagggTGGTGCTGGTTTTGTTGTGGCTTCTTGCGTTTCTTCTTCTCGTAGCTGATGCCACGTGCCTTGGACTGAACCTCGCGGACCTCCCGGAGATACAGACGGATCGCACGGGTGCCGAACGGGTTGGACTCCGGCTTGCCCCCGTTCTCCTCGTAGGCCGCACGAAGGCGGCCGATGAGGGCGTCAAGGCTGCCCCAGGCTTGACGGAGAGGGCAGGGACATGGCGACGGAGGGTTGGGGTGGCCGAAGAAGGGGCACACGTGGGTGTGTATTTTGGTCTTGCCGAATTGGTCGAGGTAGCGGAGGAACTCGAGGACGTGGGCGCTGCTGCACTGAGAGAGGGAGAGCGGCGGGCGGTGGTTCCTGAGGTATTGGCCGAACGTGTTCCAGTCACGGCGCTTTTGAGATTCGTAGCGGCTCAAGGATGGAGGGGAGGCGGAGGAGGCAGCTCCAGCACCGGTGGCGGCAGCCGATGAGGAGGCGCTCAAGTGCCGGGGGCTGCCGTTGGGACTGCTGCCGCCACTGTTGTTGGAGTGGGGACTATCTGGGTTTGCTATCAAATCCATGGACGACGACGGTAGATCTATGTCCTGCATAAGGTTTTGAGAACAAAGTGTGTGTCATTCCTCTGAATTTTCCTTGGATTGCTACAGTGGACATGGAAAGAGTAAAAGGAAGCTAATCAGACATTCCGACGTAGATCCAACAGAGTTGGACACGGACATCACCTCGATGGTGGCATGCAGCAGCTGAAACTTGGTGAGAGAAGCGAGGAAGGATCACGAGGAGATACTCGAATAGGAAAGGAGCTAAGGGAGGATGAGAGGATGGAGAGATGGGGGGAGGGGGGTTAGAGCTTACTGTTTGTTTCCCTGGGAAGCCAGCTGAGGCTGATGTCTACTTGTGGGAGGAAAAGATTCCGAGAGGGTACATGCTCTGTATGCAAAGGGAGTTCACTAGTATGGAAATGTTGCTCGTTTTCTGGGACTTGGGGTTTTGGAAACCTATGAGACAattaaatgagagagagagagagagagagagagaggaggcgtaGGTGCAGGTAgtgttagggtttgatagggcaaTGAGATGAAAGGTGATGTGATAGGGTAAAACAACAACAATGGTGCGTATGAACACCACAATAAATATTACATCTACCTTTTCTTATTAATCTGGAATCGTGGGTTTCAAGTGCAACCCACTTGGGTGCTTTCCGACGTGGAATTCACGGGACAACGTTTTCTTAGACAGACAAcaaaacactatatatatatatatatatatatatatatatatatatatatatatatatagtaataaaataattatataatcggGTACCAAATGACGTTGCAACCTTTACCATTTGAAGGACTCTAAATGTTACCCATAAGGAAAAAGATTGGTGGGTACGGAGGgagggacagagagagagagagaccatccAGCCACTGTAGTGTTCGAGTTTTATATACGTtgaatcatatcatatcatatcatatcatatcatatcatatatatatatatatatatatatatatatattagtgttCAAGTAGAATTACGTGACTTTTTATTGACATCTTTATTTTGAATTAAAtaagataaatataaatttaatttattataaaataataataatataaattattacattcataatatatcttaaaaaatatgttttgaataataTGATTGTAGCTAGGCATAAGCTCAATATTAATATTCACATTACATaagcatacaaatatataaattatgattaaaatatattatatatatgtatatatgatgatATATGATGTGAGAGTacacttatttttttatatacgGTATAAGAGTGCATGAATATGTTACGATGCATGATGCACATTTATGAGAATACATATATTTGTTATGACATATGATATGAgaatgtacatatatattattatgatatatagtGTGAGAATACGCgcgacacacacacatacatacatacatacatacatatatatatatatatatatgattttaaaatattatatacatgacATGATGTATGTCTATCTATCTAAAATTATATAACCTAATACTGACCGAGTGATAACATACTATAGATCATATTTTATAGGTAAAGATACATACTCTACCAATTGAGAAAGAAAATAAACATGTGCGAGTCCATGACAATACATATATGGATCATGAATATTTTTATATGTGACATGTTATATGTGTAACTTTCTTTTGATTaggtataataattatatataggtGTGAAAATCAATGTGTATAAAGAAAATTctatcattttatttagtaaattaatataatttagttttaaggtaatatatattttttactataCTCTTATTATAGtaataattaaactaaaatatAACATCTTACTTTAGTCATATATATATAGGGTATATATAAAACTAGAGTAGAATATTACATTCATATCATTTATTGGACAACCATAATTATATAAACAGAGGATCCAAGTCTTCTCCTTCTTCTAATCAAACTAAGATTACCACCTTGTGTTGTTTTTGTACTTGTTATTatagttaattatatatatatatatatatttatatatatataaactaacaTGACAAATTTTTATATAGAGCCATCTAAGGAGATccatctatgtgatgaagatatctaagccaagatctatgatcttgatgttattgtgatcctttgattattctagagaagacatattgtaaacctgttatcattactattgatagtggatgtttgagatggactacggtcccgtggttttttccacattgggtttttcacgttaaaagatttggtctcattgtgtgattgattttttgctttgctatttatgctgtgctggttgatattttcatttggatatcaagttggtattttgatgagaaacccattttgagacacaaagagggaaaaaaatattcCGCTGTTTTTCCCAACAGAAACGAGATTTCACTCGAAAACAAACACCCGAATTTTTTATTGAacttttatgatctaatatattattttgatattatactttttGTTCCGACAAAAAGATATTTGGGTGATTTCGCCTTTGGATCCACAGGTTAGGCCAGTGGGAGCCACATCGCATGAGAGATAATAATGGGAGACTAACTTTGTTTTCTGAATAGCAAAGACAGTGACATCGAGTGGTGTTCTTGCTTTGCTCTCTGAGAGAATACATATCTCGATCTGACTCATTATGAATTTGGAAATTACTCTCATAACGAAGATGTAAAACAAGATAACTTTGGGAGTGCACAGTTTCTCCATGCAAACACATCATCGTCGAAAGAGACAGCCCACCACCAGCAGGCTAAAAGAGAAGACCCACCCGATCTAACTATGCAACAAGAGTAGGTTTGTTCATAGCTAAAACAGTTCGCTTGTCTTGTGATGATAGCTAAGCCTCCACATGTATCGAAGGTTTCAGGGATTTTTGTTGAAAGAAAAGGACGGCCGAAACTATTTGGACATTCGAACGACTCGCATGATGCGATCAGTCAAATTAAATGATAGATCGAAACATGATAAAGAGGACAAGGAGGCAGGGCTTCTTTTGTTTGGATGTGTGCACCAACTGTAtgcatgatttctttttcttctagaTCACCAGCAACATAGTATGATTCCAACACAAACAATACATTTGATTCAAGTCTTCCTTGAGATCATAAATCTCATTAAcaaatattttgtttttttttcatcGATCGTAATACAAGGTATGCGATACTACCATCGCTTCGGTACAATAATACTCGACATAACAACAGAATAATATGCACAGCTTACGCGACTCTTATACCCCACGATCCGCAATAAAGTTTTGCTGACAAACCTACATGCAACCATCAATTCTTTTGGAATTCACATGTCATGGGGACCAGGGAATCAAAGTTAATCATAGAGGAATGTCCAACATCTGCATCACCAGTTACCTTGCATAGCCGGTCTGATCGGTCAGACAGCATAGAGCTTTATAATCTGGTTTATTTTGGTGCGGCAAACAGGGCATCCCCAATTCTTGGCTTCAATTTCCCTTAAACATGACATGCATCCTGCCATATGCCCACATGGAATACATGCTCCTTCCACTGGAGCATCCAAACAGATCACACAACAACCTGTCGTGCTACTACTGCCTGCTTTGTCTTCGCCGGTTCCTGTTTTGGATGAGCTGGATGTAGAACTATCTTTAGCTTCAGAAGTTCCAGATGCAGTCTTCACAAGCGGCATGCTTAGATCTATGGGGCTGCAATCTATAGATGGGTAGTGGATAGGGCCATCATAAAATGTATCTGCCGTCATTGGAGGAGCAGAAGGAACTACTTGGGTAGAAGGTGCCCCCTGGGATGATTGAACAACTGGAGTATCAGGGTTCTGCATGTAAGGTTGCAATGCATTTGTATTCAGCTGGACCTCAGGCACAGCCCACCCGTTGCATGTATTCGGTTCATTCATTAGCACTTGACCATTCACCTTTGAAGGAGCATCAACATCCGGAGTGCCCCAGCCATTGTAAGAAGAGTTATCCGAAGAGCTGCCCCAACCATTTGTGTTGCTTGTTTGTGGATCAGATTGGATAAGAGGAGGCATGCCCTCCGCTATAGCTGTCTGTGTGGAGGCATTTATGGCCATTTCCAACTCTATATCTTCCGGGTTTGATGTAGGTGCAGCTGTTGATTGCGTTGAAGCATGTGAAATTACTTGCGGTAGACTAGGCACTGAGGTGCCTGTTGGCATTGCTGGAATGCAATCCATGACCTGTACCAGGCAACAATTTACAGATCATCGAAGCAAGTGATAAATTCGAATTCCATTACCATGCAGGTGGAAAAATAATGCAATTGTTATGATGTTAGAAATGCAAGTAAAATTCCAATGCTTCAGTAAGCTTTATAATTGACATGGTTCCCAGGCACCAGAAACAAAGGAGTTGCAAATGGTTATGCTACACGATCATAGAAAATTACTTGAATAATTTGGATGGAATTTATTTTGACAAGCAAATACCTGGGAAATTCCTTGGCATGCACTGAAGAACCATCGTAATTGTTGTTTGTCACCTTCATATGCAGATAAAAACTTATATCGCGCTCCTGAATAAAAGGAATAATTAAATCTACAAACATAAAACTGATCTGAGAAATAATACTGCAATTAATCCACAAGATGCAGGTGTTTCTGATGGTAGGAAAACCTCCTCTCATATTAAAACAACCTCAGTTAATGTCCATTATCAGCCATCAATCTTCACTGAAAGGATTGAGTCTATCATGCTTAATAATTGATGTTCCCAAAACATCTAGTATAATTAAGTCACAAGGACAAGCAACATCAGAGAAGTAgcttctggaaaaaaaaaaatccctttaAGTTAGATTGCCTGAGGTCCTAAAAGACACTACATATGGAAGGGTACAATGGACTTCATAAAGAAATTCTTCTGGATTATGTGCTACTTGGGTTACCACATGGAAAAAGAACAAAATGCAGTGGAAAAAAAGGAGAATATTATCTTTTGGCTGATAGCACTATGCATTAGAAGCAGTAACGTAGTATACACACAATATTTTTCCATTTCTTTCTTCAACTTACATCCAACCAATACATAAAATAACAAATTATGTATGATCACCACAGGGCAACTACAATGAAGACTTCACATAACATAGAAACAAACAAGAAAGGAACTTCCAATAGTTTACAAACAATTAAAAGTATGATATGCCAATATATACACCTAATAAAATTTGGAAGTATAGAATCAAAATATTGCTTACCAGTGACGACCATAGCTTACATGCAATAATACCAAAGCATGTAACCACAGACTACATTGGGATACATTGGAACTATCTATGCACCAAAGAATTGAGAATTCAGGTGGTATAAAACGTTAATCTGACTGTAAGCACTCAATCAATTTTATAGGAAACCTTTTCCATAAGTAGTCACCAGCACATGTGAACCAGTAGAGTTCAAATAGTGAGCTAGAACAAAAGGTGacctaaaatatataaaaagttgATGCACCCCTAAGCTCGAGAAGTTTAAACAGAAACATAAAATGAGATGTTTGCCACTACAAAACAAAAAACTAAAGTAGATAATTTGTTTTAAACAATATAAAGAACCATAGATGtaagatatagaatcttttttcaCCAGCCTGAAGCCAGACTAAGCACCGCCCGGAGGGTCTCTGAACAGAATTCAGTGACAAAATTTGAAAGTCATGGATTCACAAGCATGTGGAGTGGGAAATGTAAGCATTTTGGCCTCTGGAGAAGAGCCAAAAGATTACAGAGCTGAAAAGAAGTTTGATACTCTCAGAGACTACAGAAGCATTTTGAAGATAGAACACATGtttgttttttttaaaacataatattttattttttttaaaaatatttaggtTACAAGAGTTTGTTAAGGAAGAACTCCAAACCATGTTACACCTTGTATTTGCTTTTCTCAAGTTACTCTCACTCATTTAACAAATTCTAGAACAATGGAGAGACATACTTGTAGCTTTATCAACAATGATAACAGCAGGATCTACTTGGTTGAATTTGGGCTCTTCAATATGAACGTTCCAGAGTTGAATAACAGTATGTGGTCTCGCAGTCTGCCAAAAAAAAAACTGAGTGAGTAGAAACCAATGACCTAACTGATTTGTTGACTACTTCAATGGAAAAAGAAAAGTATCTAGCCTTTTCCTGATAAAAGGAATAACAAACGGAACTCAGTTCAAAATTATGTAAATCTAAATTTTGTCTAGAGATTAAAGATGATTCATTTATGAGTAAACTAATACTTTGGCCAGTCCTCCTCTAAAACTGATACGCTGTGCTCTTAGTCATAAATCAGCATGACTTTCACAATTGAAATTCACAAtacaaaaaatattcaaaaagaaaaaaccacACTCCAGTGGGACAAATATGAATTCTCAAGGCCAGACAAAAATAAACATTGCTCAGATCATTATATTAATCAAAGTGCAATTATGAAAAGGTAATTTGTTGCAAAAAATGCTTGAACAAGGTGCACAAAGTATCCTTGCTAAAGCATTTTCTGCATACAAACATGAGTGGTAATATTTGCCAAATGTGCAACATACATAGTCAAACTACTGGTGGCTTAATATTAATGTTCAGCAAAATATTGAAAGCAAGATAAGAAATCATCTTAGAGATGGAAATGGAGAACCCATACATGATGACGCTTCTGTGTTATACCTGCAGATCAGAATAAATAGCTAACTCAAACTTGAGGGGTCTTGTTGGATTACGAGCATCACTTGGCAAAACAACTACCCAACTGCAGAATCAATGCAATGATGATCAGCATCTTCAGAACTCTTTAAGGAAATGAAAGTTCACATAAATATATTCTCTAGATTATACTAATCACAGATGATGTTTCTCAAGGAAAAAACTTATATAAACATAAAGGACTAATAAAAGAATATACAGACATTTTCCGTGTCAACAGTTGTCGAGCAAGTGCTTCCAAAAAGCCTGGTCCATGAACTTCACGCAGCCATCCGGCGAAAAGAGAAACCCGGTTCTGAAAACAAGCGACATCAACAAAAGAACCACATATAACTTGCAATCACACAACAAATTTAGAACCCATGAATAACAGAGACTAAAACTAAAAGTTAAACAAGGATTTAGCATACCTCAATGGCCCGGACAACATTAATGTGCCCCTTTTCTCTAGCCAAATCAAGTGCAGTATgacaatcatcattcataatgaaTGGATTTGCTGTGATATTTACGAAGTACACAAGAACCATCAACAATAGAAAATGCAAGAGGAAAAAGAATATTTTGAACAGTAGCTGACATAGATGTACCTCCATTGGAAATAAGGAGATGAACAGTTTGCTCAAGGCCCTTCTTTGCAGCATGGTGCAAGGGAGTTCCTGCATGACACCCTCAAGTGGAAAAATAAAGGAATTTAAAGCTTCACATACTTTTCCATgttcaataatttaataaaaaacacacaaaaaaagATGAAGGTACATATACctgctccaaaaaaaaaaaaaaaaagaaaattataatacaCCAAATGAGACATATGCTATAAGCAGATTTTATGTCATAATTCATTTGATTACAAACCCAGTTCTTCAATAAAGCATGCAGATTTTATTTTTGTAACAAATGCCTTGAAAAATAAAAGCCACTTGTGTAGAAATAAACAAGAATGAAAATGGTACAAAACCACAATGCCTTGCAATCAGTGTCGAGGGAGAGATTTGAAGAGAagcaaagagatgagagaaagttATGTTGTTTATTTGGCTACAAATTTAGGACACAAAAGGAGAGAAGTAGATTGAATCACACTAGGGCATTATGAGCATACACACACAACGACCTAAGGCACGCACCGACACAAATCACTGTTTTCTAACCACAAAAAATGGAAAATTAGGGgtagaagaaaattttaattgatcCTTCATTCCTTTCCTCTTCATCCTAAAAGGACAAGGCAAAAACagtcttctcttttcttttcttctctttcttgtcGATTATAAATTTCTGTATAGATTGTCAAAGGATGAGCTAAAAGCCTCTCAAAAATCTGCTAGGTTAATTCATCTCATCAACTTACTCAAGAAGTATCAACACATCATTAATTATAAGTAAATATTGCAGTTTGAGTACCTGATTAAGTTAAGAACAATACTCAtaaataaccaaaaaaaaaaaaacataatcatCATTCAACTCTATGGATCTTGCCATCTTACACGGAGGGACAAAAACCAAGGTGACATAGCTTCCATCGGCATCAATTAGTTCGGCTCTAAGAACCTGTTAAAATAACCCTAGCTC includes:
- the LOC135611701 gene encoding protein G1-like4 produces the protein MDLIANPDSPHSNNSGGSSPNGSPRHLSASSSAAATGAGAASSASPPSLSRYESQKRRDWNTFGQYLRNHRPPLSLSQCSSAHVLEFLRYLDQFGKTKIHTHVCPFFGHPNPPSPCPCPLRQAWGSLDALIGRLRAAYEENGGKPESNPFGTRAIRLYLREVREVQSKARGISYEKKKRKKPQQNQHHPPPPPAAA
- the LOC135583556 gene encoding probable E3 ubiquitin-protein ligase XBOS34 isoform X2 encodes the protein MGAQQSKEELLYQQVNYGNIEGIRALRSQGAGLEWMDKEGKNPLIVACLRHDLLPVAKALIEMGANVNVYRPGTPLHHAAKKGLEQTVHLLISNGANPFIMNDDCHTALDLAREKGHINVVRAIENRVSLFAGWLREVHGPGFLEALARQLLTRKIWVVVLPSDARNPTRPLKFELAIYSDLQTARPHTVIQLWNVHIEEPKFNQVDPAVIIVDKATRARYKFLSAYEGDKQQLRWFFSACQGISQVMDCIPAMPTGTSVPSLPQVISHASTQSTAAPTSNPEDIELEMAINASTQTAIAEGMPPLIQSDPQTSNTNGWGSSSDNSSYNGWGTPDVDAPSKVNGQVLMNEPNTCNGWAVPEVQLNTNALQPYMQNPDTPVVQSSQGAPSTQVVPSAPPMTADTFYDGPIHYPSIDCSPIDLSMPLVKTASGTSEAKDSSTSSSSKTGTGEDKAGSSSTTGCCVICLDAPVEGACIPCGHMAGCMSCLREIEAKNWGCPVCRTKINQIIKLYAV
- the LOC135583556 gene encoding probable E3 ubiquitin-protein ligase XBOS34 isoform X1, giving the protein MGAQQSKEELLYQQVNYGNIEGIRALRSQGAGLEWMDKEGKNPLIVACLRHDLLPVAKALIEMGANVNVYRPGCHAGTPLHHAAKKGLEQTVHLLISNGANPFIMNDDCHTALDLAREKGHINVVRAIENRVSLFAGWLREVHGPGFLEALARQLLTRKIWVVVLPSDARNPTRPLKFELAIYSDLQTARPHTVIQLWNVHIEEPKFNQVDPAVIIVDKATRARYKFLSAYEGDKQQLRWFFSACQGISQVMDCIPAMPTGTSVPSLPQVISHASTQSTAAPTSNPEDIELEMAINASTQTAIAEGMPPLIQSDPQTSNTNGWGSSSDNSSYNGWGTPDVDAPSKVNGQVLMNEPNTCNGWAVPEVQLNTNALQPYMQNPDTPVVQSSQGAPSTQVVPSAPPMTADTFYDGPIHYPSIDCSPIDLSMPLVKTASGTSEAKDSSTSSSSKTGTGEDKAGSSSTTGCCVICLDAPVEGACIPCGHMAGCMSCLREIEAKNWGCPVCRTKINQIIKLYAV